In Candidatus Delongbacteria bacterium, the genomic window ATTGAGCTGGTCGATGAGGAACCAGCCGTTGTAGGCGCCGCCCCAGCCCCAGTTCAGGTGGAAATAGTCGGTCTCGCGCCAGCCGTCCAGGTTGAAGGCGTGCCCGCCGCTGCCGAAGCCCGAGAGCAGGATGGGCCGACCGGCGTCCAGCTCTGTGCGCATCACATTGCGCCAGGCGGACCAGCTCATGTCGTCCTTTTCCACGAAGCTCAGGCCGTTGTCGAAGCCAAAGTGGTCTTGCATGGCCGTGCGGGCGCAGGGATTGCCCCAGCCCACGTAGGCGCCCGACCCGTCCGGCGCATACATCATGTCCACCGCGATGCCGCAGTGATACAACAGCTCGGCGGTTTCCAGCGTGGGAATGCTGGCGGGAATCTGCTCCCAGTCATAGGTGGAGGCGGAGAAATCCGCCTGCAGCCAGCCATAGTCCGAAGTGTAGCCGTGCGAACCCTGGCCGCTGCGCGGCTGCTGCCAGTAGTGCATGATCTGGGCCATGGAAACGGCCACGCAGCCGGCGTACACGCGGCCGCCCGGGCCGGCGGCATCCAGCGGGCAGAGGTCGTTCCAGCCGTCGCCCTGATTCCAGTTGCAACCCAGCAGTGGCAGCACGCCCAGTTCGCGGGAAGCCGGGGCCTCACCGGCCAGGACGGCGTCCCACTCTGGCCGCGTGAGGCGGTTGTCCGACCCTGTGGCACGGACCTGCTGCAGGGTTTGGCTCACGGCGCCCAGGAAGTCCGTCAGGCCGGGAGGAGTCTCGTTGCCCAGTTCGCCGTCCGTGGACCAGCCAAGCACCGGGCGCAGGGCGTCATCCGCGGACACCAGCACGAACCCCGCGGGGGCCAAGGGCACCAGCCAGGCGGCCGGGTCCGCTTCAGAGGGCCAGGGCAGGGGCGTGTCCACGGACCGGCTTTGCCCGGGATGCAGGCGCGCCTGCAGCCAGGCGTCCGCCAGCAGTTGGGCCGCATCCCGACTTGCCGGGGCGGCCCAGGCAGCTCCCATCAGGGCCAGGGTCAGGCAGATCCGCATGCGTCCTCCGGCAATGGTTCTGAAACTTGACGAGCTGTCGTGATTATCGACTTCCCAAGGGCGTCAATCGCGTGAAAGGTCATGATCTGGAGGCACTTCGCAAAGCGTGGGCCAGTTGCGCAGGGCAGGGGGCTGGGCCAGGGTCGGGGTTCGGGTGGCCCGAGAGTTGTGTTGCGCACGAAGTTGTGAAGACTCGAAGAGGTATTCGGCTGGCTAAGGAATGGCCGCGGCGGGAATTCAACACAGAGACACAGGGGCACAGAGGCTGAGATTTGATGGACGGCAGTCTTGGTGTGGATTCGCTTCCCCCGCGCCCCGCGGGGGAAGCCGCCTGTGTCCGCGCAGCGGACAAAGGCGGATGGGGGCGTGCCAAAACGAAGTCTGGCACGTTGTCTGACACGGAGCAATGCGGGGGTGATGCGGGAGTGATGTGGGAGCAAAGAACGATGCGGGCACGCTGGGTTCTTGTCTGAATGCCCAAAGCTTGCGTTTTTGGCTGTGTGAAAGTCATCCCCTTTCTATTCACTCTCATCCTGATCACGACCCTTGCCAACCCTGCGGGAGCGCGTGGCTCGCTGGTGGTGAGCGCCGGCGACAGCCTGTGCATGAATGGGTTGGAGCTACGCGCGGGCGCCGCACCCGCCCTTGTCTGCCGCGGCACCCTGGTGCTGGAGAACGCTCGGCTGCGCGCGCGCCGGGGATCGTCGGAGCCGCTGGTGCGCGTGGAGGCGGGCGGCCGCTTGTGGCTGAAGGACTGCCGCCTGGTGGATGCGCGCTCCGCCGGTCGGGCCGGCGGGCGGGCCCTGATTGAGCTGAGCGGCGGCGAACTGACTCTGCAGTTCAGCACTCTCAGGACCCGTAGCGCCCGTCCGTTCCTGACGCTGG contains:
- a CDS encoding C10 family peptidase — encoded protein: MRICLTLALMGAAWAAPASRDAAQLLADAWLQARLHPGQSRSVDTPLPWPSEADPAAWLVPLAPAGFVLVSADDALRPVLGWSTDGELGNETPPGLTDFLGAVSQTLQQVRATGSDNRLTRPEWDAVLAGEAPASRELGVLPLLGCNWNQGDGWNDLCPLDAAGPGGRVYAGCVAVSMAQIMHYWQQPRSGQGSHGYTSDYGWLQADFSASTYDWEQIPASIPTLETAELLYHCGIAVDMMYAPDGSGAYVGWGNPCARTAMQDHFGFDNGLSFVEKDDMSWSAWRNVMRTELDAGRPILLSGFGSGGHAFNLDGWRETDYFHLNWGWGGAYNGWFLIDQLNPGGSDFSQGQGAVIGLVPTEYQHAPQPVFPTTDAEDVACEPLLFQWSEVPGATGYDLQVDTAPEFRAPLVALEQVTEASRSVENLLHYSTYYWRIRSHGALGTSPWSSTSSFTTAYWDETPQPAPATPVDGALNVRLNPTVLVWDFVTGGASYEVQVDDAPDFGTPVLDSLGVVTHYVLYRDRLEPGTPYWWRVRCQGLAGLSDWSAVRSFTSESLDLGDDPAAPRGLELSAAWPNPFNPATRVTIRSDVPARVGLRVYNVLGEQVAELLPESLLPAGEQQILWQADGLPSGLYLLVLQSADQRLVQKVTLLR